A genomic region of Pyrus communis chromosome 14, drPyrComm1.1, whole genome shotgun sequence contains the following coding sequences:
- the LOC137715753 gene encoding small ubiquitin-related modifier 1: MSGVTNQEEDKKPTDQAAHINLKVKGQDGNEVFFRIKRSTQLKKLMNAYCDRQSVEFNSIAFLFDGRRLRAEQTPDELEMEDGDEIDAMLHQTGGSFA, from the exons atgTCAGGCGTCACGAACCAGGAGGAGGACAAGAAGCCCACCGATCAGGCCGCCCACATCAACCTCAAAGTCAAGGGCCAG GATGGGAATGAAGTGTTTTTCAGGATCAAGAGAAGTACCCAGCTGAAGAAGCTTATGAATGCTTACTGCGACAGACAGTCGGTGGAGTTCAACTCTATTGCATTCCTGTTTGATGGCCGTCGTCTCAGAGCCGAGCAGACCCCTGATGAG ttggaaatggaagatgggGATGAAATAGATGCAATGCTGCATCAAACTGGAGGTTCTTTTGCCTAA
- the LOC137716472 gene encoding endoglucanase 11-like produces MKQGIVLQWISLLSIFTLFSLSQSFDYGEALSKSLLYFESQRSGRLPHNQRVTWRHHSGLNDGLEQGVDLVGGYYDAGDNVKFGLPMAFTITMLSWGVIEYGKQMEDAGEYNHALEAIKWGTDYFIKAHTHPNVLWAEVGDGSTDHYCWQRPEDMTTSRQAYKVDENHPGSDIAGETAAATAAAAVVFRKTNPHYSGLLLHHAQQLFEFGDKYRGKYDESIEVVKGHYTSWSGYMDELLWAALWLYKATNNEDYLNYVLNNAQSLGGTTWAMKEFSWDVKYAGVQIIASMFLREEKNKQHMHILQQYRSKAEFYMCACLDKNDVTNVQRTPGGLLYIRQWNNMQYVSNAAFLLTIYSDYIQASHHNLTCDKGQVGPQEILSFTKSQVDYILGSNPMGMSYLVEYGPKYPRRLHHRGASVDSYKKNKGFIGCTQGYDNWYGRRGPNPNVLVGALVGGPDGNDGFRDERWNYMQTEACTYNTATLVGVLAKLDRLEGDYLSPNQPLIASS; encoded by the exons ATGAAGCAAGGTATTGTCCTCCAATGGATTTCTCTACTCTCCATTTTCACACTCTTTTCCTTGTCTCAGTCCTTCGACTACGGCGAAGCTCTCTCCAAGAGTCTCCTCTACTTTGAGTCCCAACGTTCCGGCCGCTTGCCCCACAACCAACGGGTCACCTGGCGTCACCATTCCGGCCTCAATGATGGCCTAGAACAAGGG GTAGACTTGGTGGGAGGGTACTATGATGCTGGTGATAATGTGAAATTTGGTCTGCCAATGGCTTTTACAATAACAATGCTCTCCTGGGGTGTAATTGAGTACGGCAAACAAATGGAGGATGCTGGAGAGTACAATCATGCCTTAGAAGCTATCAAATGGGGGACTGATTATTTCATCAAGGCTCATACTCACCCAAATGTTTTGTGGGCTGAG GTTGGCGATGGATCTACTGATCACTACTGTTGGCAACGGCCGGAGGACATGACGACCTCTCGACAAGCCTACAAGGTCGATGAGAATCATCCCGGATCAGATATTGCCGGTGAGACTGCGGCCGCTACGGCAGCGGCTGCCGTTGTGTTTAGGAAAACCAACCCACATTACTCTGGCCTACTTCTACACCATGCACAACAG TTGTTTGAATTTGGTGACAAATATAGAGGGAAGTATGATGAGAGTATTGAAGTGGTGAAAGGGCACTACACATCTTGGAGTGGTTACATGGATGAGTTGCTTTGGGCAGCTTTGTGGTTGTACAAAGCTACAAACAATGAGGATTATTTGAACTATGTTTTGAACAATGCTCAGTCTCTTGGGGGCACTACTTGGGCCATGAAAGAGTTCAGCTGGGATGTCAAGTATGCTGGTGTTCAAATCATTGCTTCAATG TTTCTAAGGGAAGAGAAGAACAAGCAACACATGCACATACTGCAACAGTACCGTTCTAAAGCAGAGTTTTACATGTGTGCTTGCCTTGACAAAAACGATGTAACCAACGTGCAACGCACCCCAGGAGGATTATTGTACATCCGCCAATGGAACAACATGCAATACGTTTCAAACGCAGCGTTTTTACTCACAATATACTCTGATTACATCCAAGCCTCTCATCACAATCTTACTTGCGACAAAGGACAGGTGGGCCCACAAGAAATCTTATCTTTTACCAAATCACAGGTTGATTACATTCTGGGGTCCAATCCAATGGGCATGAGCTACTTGGTTGAGTATGGACCAAAATACCCTCGAAGGCTGCATCACAGAGGAGCATCCGTTGATTCGTATAAGAAGAACAAGGGTTTCATTGGGTGCACTCAGGGGTACGATAACTGGTATGGGAGGCGGGGTCCAAACCCTAACGTGCTTGTTGGGGCACTGGTTGGTGGGCCTGATGGCAACGATGGATTCAGAGATGAAAGGTGGAATTACATGCAGACTGAGGCATGCACTTATAATACTGCAACATTAGTGGGAGTTCTTGCTAAATTGGATAGGTTAGAAGGTGATTATCTGTCTCCTAATCAACCATTAATAGCTTCAAGCTAG
- the LOC137714085 gene encoding histone H3.3-like, with translation MARTKQTARKSTGGKAPRKQLAATIYRKATPTTGGVKKPHRYRPGTVALREIRKYQKSTELLIRKLPFQRLVREIAQDFKTDLRFQSHAVFALQEAAEAYLVGLFEDSNLCAIHAKRVTIMPKDVELARRIQRERA, from the coding sequence ATGGCCCGTACAAAGCAAACTGCTCGCAAGTCCACCGGAGGCAAGGCTCCAAGGAAGCAACTTGCGGCCACGATATATAGGAAAGCAACCCCAACCACCGGAGGCGTGAAGAAGCCGCACAGATACCGCCCTGGAACCGTCGCTCTCCGTGAAATCCGCAAGTACCAGAAGAGCACAGAGCTTCTGATCAGGAAGCTGCCGTTCCAGAGGCTGGTTCGTGAGATAGCGCAGGACTTCAAGACGGATCTTCGTTTCCAGAGCCACGCTGTGTTTGCACTGCAGGAGGCTGCGGAGGCGTACCTTGTTGGGTTGTTTGAGGACAGTAACCTGTGCGCCATTCATGCCAAGCGCGTCACGATCATGCCCAAGGATGTCGAACTTGCCAGGAGAATCCAGAGAGAGAGGGCTTAA
- the LOC137716589 gene encoding uncharacterized protein, which translates to MAGRIFTLHTFPSRSRSTVLKSLAACHYTTKQRYSSQGSKGEHHRYIDIEERASSTAEEFKRMAEEKLKAAEQGVASQTVDKTYDGTEEATVGDSNVDSVKNRYKDHEPGADYKRRPHDD; encoded by the exons ATGGCAGGCCGTATTTTTACTCTCCACACCTTCCCATCAAGGTCAAGATCCACGGTTTTGAAGTCATTAGCAGCATGTCATTACACAACCAAGCAG AGATATAGCAGCCAAGGGAGCAAGGGAGAGCACCACCGCTACATAGATATAGAAGAGAGAGCATCTTCTACGGCTGAGGAGTTCAAGAGAATGGCCGAGGAGAAGCTGAAGGCGGCGGAGCAAGGTGTGGCCAGCCAGACAGTGGACAAGACATACGATGGGACAGAGGAAGCTACCGTGGGTGACTCTAACGTCGACTCTGTCAAGAATAGGTACAAGGATCATGAGCCCGGGGCTGACTACAAAAGGAGGCCACATGACGACTAA